In Chloroflexia bacterium SDU3-3, one DNA window encodes the following:
- a CDS encoding SDR family oxidoreductase, which produces MAETQHVAVIVGASRGIGRASALALAAPGRTLVLAARDEAGLASLAAEAQALGAQALAIPCDATSEPHMRRLMEQAAAHTGQIDMLVNSAGGAVIAPFEQLRLEDWEHGLRTTLTGAFLACKHAAPHMGAGGLIVNIASVAARQAFPGWSGYAAAKAGLLAFTSAIREELRERGVRVTAVLPAATDTSLWDALPGEWNRANMLRAEDVGRAIAALASQPPYMATEELVVGHVAGRL; this is translated from the coding sequence ATGGCCGAAACACAGCACGTGGCCGTGATCGTGGGGGCCTCGCGCGGCATCGGGCGGGCCAGCGCGCTGGCGCTGGCCGCGCCTGGCCGCACCCTGGTGCTGGCCGCCCGCGACGAGGCGGGCCTGGCCAGCCTAGCCGCCGAGGCCCAGGCGCTGGGCGCACAGGCGCTGGCCATACCCTGCGACGCCACCAGCGAGCCGCACATGCGCCGCCTGATGGAGCAGGCCGCCGCGCACACCGGCCAGATCGACATGCTGGTGAACAGCGCGGGCGGCGCGGTGATCGCGCCCTTCGAGCAGCTGCGGCTGGAGGACTGGGAGCACGGCCTGCGCACCACGCTCACCGGCGCGTTCCTGGCCTGCAAGCACGCCGCCCCGCACATGGGCGCGGGCGGCCTGATCGTCAACATCGCCAGCGTGGCGGCGCGGCAGGCCTTCCCCGGCTGGTCGGGCTACGCGGCGGCCAAGGCCGGGCTGCTGGCCTTCACCAGCGCCATCCGCGAGGAGCTGCGCGAGCGCGGCGTGCGGGTGACCGCCGTGCTGCCCGCCGCCACCGACACCAGCCTGTGGGACGCGCTGCCCGGCGAGTGGAACCGCGCCAACATGCTGCGCGCCGAGGACGTGGGCCGCGCCATCGCCGCCCTGGCCAGCCAGCCGCCATACATGGCCACCGAGGAGCTGGTGGTGGGCCACGTGGCGGGCAGGCTCTAG
- a CDS encoding non-heme iron oxygenase ferredoxin subunit, with amino-acid sequence MAKEETRVASLAEIPPGALRYVEVDGLPIALANVDGQIYAIGDSCRHEGASLSCGALVGDTVACPWHGWTYSLRTGKAIVPPVGIRVPSYPVRVDGDDVLVTVDWPD; translated from the coding sequence ATGGCGAAAGAGGAGACCCGTGTGGCCAGCCTGGCCGAGATCCCGCCTGGCGCGCTGCGCTACGTGGAGGTAGACGGCCTGCCGATCGCGCTGGCCAATGTGGATGGCCAGATCTACGCCATCGGCGACTCGTGCCGCCACGAGGGCGCGTCGCTCTCCTGCGGCGCGCTGGTGGGCGACACGGTGGCCTGCCCCTGGCACGGCTGGACCTACAGCCTGCGCACCGGCAAGGCGATCGTGCCGCCGGTGGGCATCCGGGTGCCCAGCTACCCTGTGCGGGTGGATGGCGACGATGTGCTGGTGACGGTGGACTGGCCCGACTGA
- the deoC gene encoding deoxyribose-phosphate aldolase, which translates to MTIARFIDHTLLKPDATPEQIETLCAEARQYGFASVCVNPIYVPLAAKLLTGSTSGVCTVIGFPLGATPTEVKVFEAENAIRQGATEVDMVLPIGLLRAGELDAVRDDIQRVAAASHAGGAICKVIIEACLLTDAEKETASRLVVEAGADFVKTSTGFSSGGATVADVALMKRVVGENAKVKAAGGIRSLADAKAMIAAGAARLGTSGGASLVREEQGAGAAGISGY; encoded by the coding sequence ATGACCATCGCTCGTTTTATTGACCACACGCTGCTGAAGCCCGACGCCACGCCCGAGCAGATCGAGACGCTCTGCGCCGAGGCCCGCCAGTACGGCTTCGCCAGCGTCTGCGTGAACCCGATCTACGTGCCGCTGGCCGCCAAGCTGCTGACCGGCAGCACCAGCGGCGTCTGCACCGTGATCGGCTTCCCCCTGGGCGCGACCCCCACCGAGGTCAAAGTCTTCGAGGCCGAGAACGCCATCCGCCAGGGCGCCACCGAGGTGGACATGGTGCTGCCGATCGGCCTGCTGAGGGCGGGCGAGCTGGATGCGGTGCGCGACGACATCCAGCGGGTGGCCGCCGCCAGCCACGCGGGCGGCGCGATCTGCAAGGTCATCATCGAGGCCTGCCTGCTGACCGACGCCGAGAAAGAGACCGCCTCGCGGCTGGTGGTCGAGGCCGGGGCCGACTTCGTCAAGACCTCCACCGGCTTCTCCAGCGGCGGCGCGACGGTGGCCGACGTGGCGCTGATGAAGCGCGTGGTGGGCGAGAACGCCAAGGTCAAGGCGGCGGGCGGCATCCGCAGCCTGGCCGACGCCAAGGCTATGATCGCGGCGGGCGCGGCGCGCCTGGGCACCAGCGGCGGGGCCTCGCTGGTGCGCGAGGAGCAGGGCGCGGGCGCTGCGGGCATCAGCGGCTACTAG
- a CDS encoding nitroreductase family protein: MELHEAIRKRHTTNGAFADRPVSPEHLRTILEMAARAPSHFNSQPWRFVAVQDAERRAALGEIAGDSMRQLMAEGRFIQQYRHLFRFSQEEIEQSHDGIHFDNMPTVLRPFAKYVFTERGTQMMNTFLVPRVLGNDARKLVAGSPLLLGIALDRALYQPLELTGLYTSISLGAVVQTIWLTAIAQGMGMQFVSTPQEIPAQWARVSDLLGVPPEFELILLLRLGYEDPALKRPTIDWTSPQRKPVEELAFAERWGQPVAGGTGSETQSSGDA, from the coding sequence ATGGAACTGCACGAGGCCATCCGCAAGCGCCACACCACCAACGGAGCCTTCGCCGACCGACCCGTGTCCCCCGAGCACCTGCGCACCATCCTGGAGATGGCCGCCCGCGCCCCATCGCACTTCAACTCGCAGCCCTGGCGCTTTGTGGCCGTGCAGGATGCCGAGCGCCGCGCCGCCCTAGGCGAGATCGCGGGCGACTCGATGCGCCAGCTGATGGCCGAGGGCCGCTTCATCCAGCAGTACCGCCACCTCTTCCGCTTCTCACAGGAGGAGATCGAGCAGAGCCACGACGGCATCCACTTCGACAATATGCCCACGGTGCTGCGCCCCTTCGCCAAGTATGTGTTCACCGAGCGCGGCACCCAGATGATGAACACCTTCTTGGTGCCCCGCGTGCTGGGCAACGACGCCCGCAAGCTGGTGGCCGGGTCGCCGCTGCTGCTGGGCATCGCGCTCGACCGCGCGCTCTACCAGCCGCTGGAGCTGACGGGGCTGTACACCAGCATCTCGCTGGGCGCGGTGGTGCAGACGATCTGGCTCACCGCGATCGCCCAGGGCATGGGCATGCAGTTTGTCTCCACCCCGCAGGAGATCCCCGCCCAGTGGGCCAGGGTCAGCGATCTGCTGGGCGTGCCGCCCGAGTTCGAGCTCATCCTGCTGCTGCGGCTGGGCTACGAGGATCCCGCGCTCAAGCGCCCGACCATCGACTGGACCTCGCCGCAGCGCAAGCCGGTGGAGGAGCTGGCCTTCGCCGAGCGCTGGGGCCAGCCGGTGGCGGGCGGAACGGGGAGCGAAACGCAAAGCAGCGGTGACGCATAG
- a CDS encoding Dabb family protein, with protein MVKHLVMLKKKADTDDATVSEIMARLEALVGQIPGLIELRCHRSLPSERPVVWTFLLDSTLEDEAALAAYVPHPAHVAVNEWMSPFLESRAVIDYVI; from the coding sequence ATGGTCAAGCACCTTGTGATGCTGAAGAAGAAGGCCGACACCGACGACGCGACGGTCAGCGAGATCATGGCCCGGCTAGAGGCACTGGTGGGCCAGATCCCCGGCCTGATCGAGCTGCGCTGCCACCGCAGCCTGCCCTCCGAGCGCCCCGTGGTCTGGACCTTCCTGCTCGACAGCACGCTGGAGGATGAGGCTGCCCTGGCGGCCTACGTGCCGCACCCCGCCCACGTGGCGGTGAACGAGTGGATGTCGCCCTTCCTTGAGTCCCGCGCCGTGATCGACTACGTGATCTAG
- a CDS encoding metallophosphoesterase family protein → MRIVIFSDVHGNAAALEAVLADIRTHAAPDAIFVAGDLVLNGPRPAEALALLRGIPGARFVRGNTDQYLLDRSADVEDVDFARERLDGDAMAFLHALPFSQQLDAAPGHRLLVVHANPRDLEGQIKPGSPDALLRPWFAGVNAQVVAFGHYHVPFTRTLDGVALVDVASCGMPRDGDQRAVYATLDWDGAAWQVAHRRVAFDIEAVARDYAAVGFPHAKHAAAKLLRARYG, encoded by the coding sequence ATGCGAATCGTGATCTTCTCGGATGTGCACGGCAACGCCGCCGCCCTTGAGGCGGTGCTGGCCGACATCCGCACCCACGCTGCGCCCGACGCCATCTTTGTGGCGGGCGACCTGGTGCTGAACGGCCCGCGCCCGGCGGAGGCGCTGGCCCTGCTGCGCGGCATCCCAGGGGCGCGCTTTGTGCGCGGCAACACCGACCAGTACCTGCTGGATCGCTCGGCAGATGTCGAGGATGTCGACTTCGCCCGCGAGCGGCTGGATGGCGACGCGATGGCGTTCCTGCACGCCCTGCCGTTCTCGCAGCAGCTGGATGCGGCCCCCGGCCACCGGCTGCTGGTGGTGCACGCCAACCCGCGCGACCTAGAGGGCCAGATCAAGCCCGGCAGCCCCGACGCGCTGCTCCGCCCGTGGTTCGCGGGCGTGAATGCGCAGGTGGTGGCGTTCGGCCACTACCACGTGCCCTTCACCCGCACGCTGGATGGCGTGGCACTGGTGGATGTGGCCAGCTGCGGCATGCCGCGCGACGGCGACCAGCGGGCCGTCTACGCCACGCTCGACTGGGACGGCGCAGCCTGGCAGGTGGCCCACCGCCGCGTGGCCTTCGACATCGAGGCGGTGGCACGCGACTACGCCGCCGTCGGCTTCCCCCACGCCAAGCACGCTGCCGCCAAGCTGCTGCGGGCGCGCTACGGCTAG
- a CDS encoding protein kinase, whose translation MLPELLAPNTVVRGKNAEYRVLSVIGRGGMGAVYRVQRTADGALWALKEMRVPSDVAEQEAQENRRLFEQEAELLRTLAHPSLPIVADSFEQNGRPTMVMEYVPGQSLEDRMREANAPLLEQQALGFGIQLTRVLSYLHTRNPPIIYRDLKPSNVILTPEGVLKLVDFGVARTYKARKSKDTVAMGSAGYAPPEQYGKGQTDQRSDIYALGATLLHLLTNMPPIPLQTPTPGSIRKLNPSVDAQAEAAIIKAMALEQAARFTSMAEFEQALVKCLDTPFVDPSARATPPPPVTPVPGAQPPAQPAPAQPAAQPKAQPAQPAQPAAQQPAAPAANAADMVACERCGRLNKRVAKFCAGCGAPLGAPPVARLMLSSPRGRWEQKMDRMPMRIGRRDPRQQHYPEIDLAEHDRGIASRNHAIISRNGDYYTITDLGSTNGTQLNGKPLGQHQATRLRSGDKIKIGEVEIEFRGS comes from the coding sequence ATGCTTCCTGAACTACTAGCCCCAAACACGGTTGTCCGTGGAAAGAACGCCGAGTACCGAGTCCTCAGCGTCATTGGGCGCGGCGGCATGGGCGCGGTCTACCGGGTCCAGCGCACCGCCGACGGAGCGCTCTGGGCGCTGAAAGAGATGCGCGTCCCCTCCGACGTAGCCGAGCAGGAGGCGCAGGAGAACCGGCGGCTCTTCGAGCAGGAGGCCGAGCTGCTGCGCACGCTCGCGCACCCCAGCCTGCCGATCGTCGCCGACTCGTTCGAGCAAAATGGCCGCCCCACCATGGTGATGGAGTATGTGCCGGGGCAGAGCCTAGAGGACCGCATGCGCGAGGCCAACGCGCCGCTGCTTGAGCAGCAGGCCCTCGGCTTCGGCATCCAGCTCACCCGCGTGCTCAGCTACCTGCACACCCGCAACCCGCCGATCATCTACCGCGATCTCAAGCCATCCAACGTCATCCTCACCCCCGAGGGCGTGCTCAAGCTGGTGGATTTCGGCGTGGCCCGCACCTACAAGGCCCGCAAGTCGAAGGATACCGTGGCCATGGGCTCGGCGGGCTACGCGCCGCCCGAGCAGTACGGCAAGGGCCAGACCGACCAGCGCTCGGACATCTACGCCCTGGGCGCGACGCTGCTGCACCTGCTCACCAACATGCCGCCCATCCCGCTGCAGACGCCCACGCCGGGCAGCATCCGCAAGCTCAACCCGTCGGTGGATGCCCAGGCCGAGGCCGCGATTATCAAGGCCATGGCCCTTGAGCAGGCGGCCCGCTTCACCTCCATGGCCGAGTTCGAGCAGGCGCTGGTCAAGTGCCTCGACACGCCCTTCGTGGACCCGAGCGCCCGCGCCACGCCGCCGCCGCCGGTGACGCCAGTGCCAGGGGCGCAGCCGCCCGCCCAGCCCGCACCAGCCCAGCCAGCCGCCCAGCCGAAGGCTCAGCCCGCCCAGCCAGCCCAGCCAGCCGCCCAGCAACCAGCCGCCCCAGCAGCCAACGCCGCCGACATGGTGGCCTGCGAGCGCTGTGGCAGGCTGAACAAGCGCGTGGCCAAGTTCTGCGCGGGCTGCGGCGCACCGCTCGGCGCACCGCCTGTGGCCCGCCTGATGCTCAGCTCGCCGCGCGGCAGGTGGGAGCAGAAGATGGACCGCATGCCCATGCGCATCGGGCGGCGCGACCCGCGCCAGCAGCACTACCCCGAGATCGACCTGGCCGAGCACGACCGCGGCATCGCCTCGCGCAACCACGCGATCATCAGCCGCAACGGCGACTACTACACCATCACCGACCTCGGCTCGACCAACGGCACCCAGCTCAACGGCAAGCCGCTGGGCCAGCACCAGGCCACGCGCCTGCGCTCGGGCGACAAGATCAAGATCGGCGAGGTCGAAATAGAGTTCCGAGGAAGCTAG
- the purQ gene encoding phosphoribosylformylglycinamidine synthase I: MAPKALILRAPGINRDADAAAAIELAGGQAELVHVNRIVEGSAKLSDYALLIIPGGFSYGDHLGAGKLLAVDLAHRLGDQIRAFVEAGKPVIGICNGFQVLVKSGVLPDTGEQASGTPAATLTDNASGTFECRWVHLAAAPESRCIFTKGIEQPIEVPIAHGEGRFVARDAAALAALQTNGQVALRYTARGGSVGYPANPNGSDDNIAGICNRQGNVLGLMPHPENAVLPTQHPAWTREPARAQGDGLIIFTNAVRYAAQ, from the coding sequence ATGGCACCAAAAGCACTTATTCTCCGCGCCCCAGGCATCAACCGCGACGCAGACGCCGCCGCCGCCATCGAGCTGGCCGGCGGGCAGGCCGAGCTTGTCCACGTCAACCGCATCGTCGAAGGCTCGGCCAAGCTGAGCGACTACGCGCTGCTGATCATCCCCGGCGGCTTCTCCTACGGCGACCACCTGGGCGCAGGCAAGCTGCTGGCGGTGGACCTGGCCCATCGGCTGGGCGACCAGATCCGCGCTTTCGTCGAGGCGGGCAAGCCGGTGATCGGCATCTGCAACGGCTTCCAGGTGCTGGTCAAATCGGGTGTGCTGCCCGACACCGGCGAGCAGGCCAGCGGCACGCCCGCCGCCACGCTCACCGACAACGCCTCGGGCACGTTCGAGTGCCGCTGGGTGCACCTGGCTGCCGCGCCCGAGAGCCGCTGCATCTTCACCAAGGGTATCGAGCAGCCGATCGAGGTGCCGATCGCCCATGGCGAAGGCCGCTTTGTCGCGCGCGACGCGGCGGCGCTGGCCGCGCTGCAGACCAACGGCCAGGTGGCGCTGCGCTACACCGCCAGGGGCGGCAGCGTGGGCTACCCCGCCAACCCCAACGGTTCCGACGACAACATCGCAGGGATCTGCAACCGCCAGGGCAACGTGCTGGGCCTGATGCCCCACCCCGAGAACGCCGTGCTGCCCACCCAGCACCCCGCGTGGACCCGCGAGCCAGCCCGCGCCCAGGGCGACGGCCTGATCATCTTCACCAACGCGGTGCGCTACGCCGCGCAGTAG
- a CDS encoding amino acid ABC transporter substrate-binding protein has translation MIRHVWYAVLNRFHKGGWPAWAVLGMYAVLALSAQLGTNVAGQGLDPVWAAAQQRGRLRVAVDFGYAPFTGTRQVMMGGQASEQPYGYDVDLAREVARQLGMDVEFVPTTLEAAYETIDTGKADAVISALPYAPEQGWRAAFSTFYFNAGQVLVVRDSSPLQDAERLGGLTIAVALGSDADTLVRSRAAQDASIHVRAAYDTPEQAFAALRAGDADAVVADNASALTAINSQAGLRLVPPALTLEPYAVAVAPRAYLLRDAINGALERLRTNGWLEQNGAKWFQAGAGVAP, from the coding sequence ATGATCAGACATGTTTGGTATGCGGTTTTGAATCGCTTTCATAAAGGGGGCTGGCCTGCCTGGGCGGTGCTGGGCATGTATGCTGTACTGGCGCTGAGCGCGCAGCTGGGCACAAATGTGGCCGGCCAGGGCCTCGATCCGGTGTGGGCGGCGGCCCAGCAGCGCGGGCGGCTGCGGGTGGCGGTCGATTTTGGCTACGCGCCGTTCACGGGCACGCGCCAGGTGATGATGGGCGGGCAGGCCAGCGAGCAGCCGTATGGCTATGATGTGGATCTGGCCCGCGAGGTGGCGCGGCAGCTAGGCATGGATGTGGAGTTTGTGCCCACCACATTGGAGGCGGCCTATGAGACGATCGACACTGGCAAGGCCGATGCGGTGATCTCGGCGCTGCCCTACGCGCCCGAGCAGGGCTGGCGGGCCGCGTTCTCCACCTTCTACTTCAACGCCGGGCAGGTGCTGGTGGTGCGCGATAGCTCGCCGCTGCAGGATGCCGAGCGGCTAGGTGGGCTGACCATCGCCGTGGCGCTGGGGTCGGATGCCGACACGCTGGTGCGCAGCCGCGCCGCGCAGGATGCCAGCATCCACGTGCGCGCCGCGTACGACACGCCCGAGCAGGCCTTTGCTGCGCTGCGGGCGGGCGACGCCGATGCGGTGGTGGCCGATAACGCCTCGGCGCTGACGGCCATCAATAGCCAGGCCGGGCTGCGGCTGGTGCCGCCCGCCCTGACGCTGGAGCCGTATGCGGTGGCGGTCGCGCCCAGGGCCTACCTGCTGCGCGATGCGATCAACGGGGCGCTGGAGCGGCTGCGCACGAATGGGTGGCTGGAGCAGAATGGGGCGAAGTGGTTTCAGGCGGGCGCAGGGGTGGCCCCCTAG